The following DNA comes from Bacteroidota bacterium.
TTTAGGTACTAAAAAACCGATCACCAACTTGGTTGAATATGGGTCGCCGGTTATTCTGGGTTGTACCCCGCAATGCATTGTAAAGGTTGAAACCTGGTTGGCTGTACCAGAACTGGGGACATCTACCCCATTCAGAACCAAGGCACACTGCACGAGAAAAGCAATAACGACAAGACCCAGACCAAGAATTACATATTTTATATTAAACTTTCCTATTCTTTTCATAATCAAAATTTATTGTACTTTTTCAAAATAATATTCGTACGTATTTTTGGTACAACCCGGGCTAAACTTCAATTTAATTTGTCGTTGGCCTTTAACAATCGGATATTCGAAGGTTAACTTCGTTTCCGAGGTTGCATTTTGGGGTTGAAACTTCAGATAGAATGGGTATTGAGGATCGTCAAAGCTATAAGTTCCGGGGTCGGTGGTAAAAAACATAAACTGATCCTGAAGCGTATAGGAATTATCAGCATTAAAAGAGATCCTAAAACTACTGAAGTCAACTCTGGAGGTCAAATCCTCGCCATTTCTGGTAAGCTGTATAATTTTCCAGGTACCCGTAAGATTTTTTACAGGTTCGGATATTGTTGTGATTTCTTTCTGGCAGGAAGAAAAAA
Coding sequences within:
- a CDS encoding DUF5004 domain-containing protein gives rise to the protein MKKDNTWKVLSTCLVFCALLFSSCQKEITTISEPVKNLTGTWKIIQLTRNGEDLTSRVDFSSFRISFNADNSYTLQDQFMFFTTDPGTYSFDDPQYPFYLKFQPQNATSETKLTFEYPIVKGQRQIKLKFSPGCTKNTYEYYFEKVQ